Below is a genomic region from Thermodesulfobacteriota bacterium.
GCCCATATAGAGGATAAGGTAATAGACTCCCGTCTCTCCCAGGACGGGATCGCCACCAGAAGGCGGCGCGAGTGCCTCGAGTGCGGAAAGAGGTATACCACCTACGAGCGGATAGAGGAGACTCTGCCGCTGGTGGTAAAGAAGGACGGCAGGCGCGAGGCCTTTGACAGGACAAAGATACTCGGCGGGATAAGGACCGCCTGCAGGAAGAGGCCCGTCAGCATCGAGGAGGTCGAGGGCTCGGTCGCAAGGGTGGAGACCCGGTTCATGGAGTCGGGGAAGAGGGAGGTCCCGAGCACGGACGTCGGGGAGGCCGTGATGGAGGAGCTTAAGGCCCTCGATGAGGTCGCCTACGTGAGGTTCGCCTCGGTCTACAGGGAGTTCACGGACATAAATGAATTTATGGGAGAAATGAAGCAACTCCGTAATATTAAAAAGAAAAAGAGCGGCCGTGCCAAATGAGAAGTTCATGCGGGCCGCCCTTAGTCTCGCTAAAAAGGGATTAGGGAGAACAAGTCCAAACCCTGCAGTAGGCGCGGTAGTCGTAAAGGGGAAGAAGATAGTAGCAAGGGGCTACCACCGAAAGGCCGGGCTGGCCCACGCCGAGGTGGAGGCGCTCGATAGGGCGGGCCGAAAAAGC
It encodes:
- the nrdR gene encoding transcriptional regulator NrdR; this encodes MKCPFCAHIEDKVIDSRLSQDGIATRRRRECLECGKRYTTYERIEETLPLVVKKDGRREAFDRTKILGGIRTACRKRPVSIEEVEGSVARVETRFMESGKREVPSTDVGEAVMEELKALDEVAYVRFASVYREFTDINEFMGEMKQLRNIKKKKSGRAK